In the Leptospira limi genome, one interval contains:
- a CDS encoding acyl-CoA dehydrogenase family protein has translation MYSQFTEQQLEIRDLVRNFVKKEIPHEVALHWDEKNQHPTELINKMRSELGINGLVIPEEYGGWGLGAIEQCLAIEELSRGCLGIALGFAYTGLGILPILKGATHEQKLKWLPDIAEGKFGVSFCLSEPGAGSDVPGMTTRAEKKGDKWVINGAKQWITGASDAQAFTVFAYTDKNRGTRGVSCFYVPRNTKGLTVGKKEDKLGIRASSTHQVIFEDCEVSEEQLVGKENLGFVYALQTLNASRPFVAVMGVGVAQAALDHAARYAREREQFGVKIGTFQAVQHMLADMSIKVETAREITYKAARLSDANDPNLPKYSAIAKAYASECAVQCATDAVQIFGGYGYTKEYPVEKLMRDSKILTIFEGTTQIQKNEIAAYVIKEAASKKD, from the coding sequence ATGTATAGCCAATTCACAGAGCAACAACTTGAAATCAGAGATTTAGTTCGTAACTTCGTCAAAAAAGAAATCCCGCATGAAGTAGCCTTGCACTGGGATGAAAAAAACCAACACCCAACTGAACTCATCAATAAAATGCGTTCCGAACTTGGAATCAACGGTCTGGTGATTCCAGAAGAATACGGTGGATGGGGACTTGGAGCCATTGAGCAGTGTTTAGCCATCGAGGAATTGTCTCGTGGATGCCTTGGAATCGCTCTAGGGTTTGCTTACACTGGTCTTGGTATCCTTCCTATCCTAAAAGGTGCTACTCACGAACAAAAACTCAAATGGCTTCCAGACATCGCTGAAGGTAAGTTCGGAGTTTCTTTCTGTTTATCAGAACCAGGTGCTGGATCTGACGTTCCAGGAATGACCACTCGTGCCGAGAAAAAAGGTGACAAATGGGTCATCAACGGTGCAAAACAATGGATCACTGGTGCATCTGATGCCCAAGCTTTTACTGTATTTGCTTATACTGATAAAAACCGTGGAACACGTGGAGTTTCTTGTTTCTACGTGCCACGTAATACAAAAGGTCTTACAGTCGGTAAAAAAGAAGATAAACTCGGAATCCGTGCATCTTCTACACACCAAGTTATTTTTGAAGATTGTGAAGTGAGCGAAGAACAATTAGTAGGAAAAGAAAACCTCGGTTTCGTTTACGCACTCCAAACATTGAATGCTTCTCGTCCATTTGTAGCAGTAATGGGTGTGGGTGTGGCGCAAGCAGCACTTGACCACGCAGCACGTTATGCTCGTGAAAGAGAGCAGTTCGGTGTGAAAATCGGAACTTTCCAGGCAGTACAACACATGTTAGCTGATATGTCTATCAAAGTTGAAACTGCAAGAGAAATCACTTACAAAGCAGCTCGTCTTTCTGACGCAAATGACCCTAACCTTCCAAAATACTCTGCAATTGCAAAAGCATACGCATCTGAGTGTGCTGTTCAGTGTGCAACTGATGCAGTTCAAATTTTTGGTGGATACGGATACACAAAAGAGTATCCTGTTGAGAAATTAATGAGAGATTCAAAAATCCTCACGATCTTCGAAGGAACAACTCAAATCCAAAAGAACGAAATTGCAGCTTACGTAATCAAAGAAGCAGCTTCGAAAAAAGACTAA
- a CDS encoding alpha/beta hydrolase gives MPRVFLSLQESKYTVKFSICMAKSCSLFHNLRQITSVLLITITFAIVSCAGRPNYQPKANLSYANFEVYFQEKLNESKRKNHRPGNEERYISFGKKTPLAFLYIHGFGASRAEGEEVMEKLAKKYKANTYLLRLPGHGTNKEDQRDQNFNNYLDASREALYMMQSQGDKVIVFGSSMGGLLATWLASEYPEEVDGLVLANPFYAPVDGSLNILNYPGGLSFIHLLKGKVRASSHNNPKVLPERNNYWYPEQYFAALVGVNDLKNYAAVPDVYRKVTSPALLLYYYKNEKEQDPTASVPKMLEGYANFGLDKTPNPLNKKVAVENGMHVLMSKWVITDKVFIESQIDVWLKELLKTK, from the coding sequence GTGCCAAGGGTTTTTCTCTCTTTACAAGAAAGCAAATACACTGTAAAATTTTCCATTTGTATGGCTAAATCGTGTTCTTTATTCCACAACCTGAGACAGATCACTTCTGTTCTCCTTATCACAATAACCTTTGCGATTGTTTCTTGCGCAGGACGACCCAATTACCAACCGAAAGCAAACTTAAGTTATGCGAACTTTGAGGTATACTTCCAAGAAAAGTTAAACGAAAGTAAACGCAAAAACCATAGACCTGGAAACGAAGAACGTTATATCAGTTTTGGGAAAAAAACTCCTCTCGCATTTTTATACATCCATGGATTTGGTGCGTCTCGTGCAGAAGGTGAGGAGGTAATGGAAAAATTGGCAAAAAAGTATAAGGCCAACACTTACTTACTCAGGCTACCAGGTCATGGAACAAATAAAGAAGACCAAAGAGACCAAAATTTTAATAACTACTTGGATGCATCACGTGAAGCATTGTATATGATGCAATCACAAGGAGACAAAGTAATTGTGTTTGGAAGTTCTATGGGAGGACTACTTGCGACATGGCTTGCATCCGAATACCCTGAAGAAGTGGATGGACTTGTACTTGCCAATCCCTTTTATGCACCTGTGGATGGAAGTTTGAATATTCTTAATTATCCAGGTGGACTTAGTTTCATCCATTTACTCAAAGGAAAAGTAAGAGCTTCATCACATAACAATCCAAAAGTGCTTCCTGAAAGAAACAACTATTGGTATCCGGAACAATACTTTGCTGCACTTGTGGGAGTAAATGATCTCAAAAACTATGCAGCAGTTCCAGATGTATATCGAAAGGTGACTTCTCCCGCTTTATTATTATATTATTACAAAAATGAAAAAGAACAAGATCCAACAGCAAGTGTTCCCAAAATGTTGGAAGGTTATGCCAACTTTGGCTTAGATAAAACACCAAATCCACTCAATAAAAAAGTCGCAGTCGAAAACGGAATGCATGTCCTTATGTCTAAATGGGTGATCACTGATAAAGTGTTTATCGAATCACAAATAGATGTTTGGTTAAAAGAATTACTGAAAACTAAATAA
- a CDS encoding SDR family NAD(P)-dependent oxidoreductase: MNQSKEKIALVTGANRGIGKQVSIDLAKQGIYVLIASRNVSDAEDTLKQVKSFGKGEIISLDVSKEQSINEVHDIITGSFGRLDILVNNAGIFTDPGSFFETTSEDLHRTLMVNLFGPFRLIQVFLPMMVQNNYGRIVNVSSGMGQLSDMGGGYPAYRISKTAINALTNLSSTEGVGKNIKINSVCPGWVKTDMGGTNATRPVEKGAETIVWAATLPDGGPTGKFFRDKKEIPW; this comes from the coding sequence ATGAACCAGAGTAAAGAAAAAATTGCACTTGTGACAGGTGCCAACAGAGGGATTGGGAAACAAGTTTCCATTGATTTGGCAAAACAAGGAATTTATGTTCTCATTGCTTCCAGAAATGTTTCTGATGCAGAAGATACTTTAAAACAAGTAAAATCCTTTGGCAAAGGAGAGATCATCTCTCTCGATGTTTCCAAAGAACAGAGTATCAATGAAGTTCACGATATCATTACCGGAAGTTTTGGTCGTCTGGATATTTTAGTTAACAATGCAGGGATCTTTACAGACCCAGGTTCCTTTTTTGAAACCACTTCGGAAGACTTACACCGCACCTTAATGGTAAATCTATTTGGTCCATTTCGGCTGATCCAAGTTTTTTTACCGATGATGGTCCAAAACAATTACGGTCGTATAGTCAATGTTAGCTCTGGGATGGGACAACTTTCTGATATGGGTGGTGGTTATCCAGCGTATAGAATTTCCAAAACGGCCATCAATGCTTTGACAAACCTTTCCAGTACAGAAGGTGTTGGAAAAAATATCAAAATCAATTCCGTTTGCCCTGGTTGGGTGAAAACCGATATGGGTGGGACAAATGCAACTAGGCCAGTGGAAAAAGGTGCTGAAACCATAGTATGGGCAGCGACCCTACCCGATGGTGGACCCACAGGGAAATTCTTTCGTGATAAAAAAGAGATCCCTTGGTAA
- a CDS encoding SRPBCC family protein, whose product MNSKQNEVKMIRKGDNEVVFQRYFDAPRELVFECHTKPELMKKWLIGPEGMVLDTCEQDLRVGGKYLYLYADEKGNKSGVYGTFREVVVPETLANTENYIMDMATFDANAPEDPNATFESRTFTTEGKRTLMTHVCRYASPDICKMMVESGAADGMAECYLELDKYLATIT is encoded by the coding sequence ATGAATTCAAAACAAAATGAAGTGAAGATGATTCGGAAAGGTGACAATGAGGTTGTTTTCCAAAGGTATTTCGATGCACCTAGGGAATTGGTATTTGAGTGTCACACCAAACCTGAGTTAATGAAAAAATGGCTCATTGGACCAGAAGGTATGGTCCTCGATACTTGTGAACAAGACCTAAGAGTTGGTGGGAAATACCTTTATCTTTATGCAGATGAGAAAGGAAATAAATCAGGTGTGTATGGAACCTTTCGCGAAGTTGTTGTTCCAGAAACCCTCGCCAACACAGAAAATTACATTATGGATATGGCAACATTTGATGCAAATGCTCCGGAAGATCCAAATGCCACTTTCGAATCACGCACATTCACAACAGAAGGAAAACGAACTCTGATGACACATGTCTGTCGATACGCTTCACCTGACATTTGTAAAATGATGGTGGAATCGGGTGCCGCAGATGGGATGGCAGAATGTTATTTGGAGTTGGACAAATACCTCGCAACAATTACGTAG
- a CDS encoding ArsR/SmtB family transcription factor, with protein MQTLDATFSALADPTRRAILMHLAKKDLTVMELTKPFQMSQPAISKHLKILEEAGLITTTRRAQERPRRLQTAPLKEAVDWMEKYRQMWETRYQALDGLLDELQRIQPKGVKKK; from the coding sequence ATGCAAACTCTGGACGCAACATTTTCCGCACTGGCTGACCCCACAAGAAGGGCCATTTTGATGCATCTGGCAAAAAAAGACCTAACGGTGATGGAACTTACGAAGCCGTTTCAAATGAGCCAACCAGCCATTTCGAAACACCTTAAGATATTAGAAGAAGCTGGACTCATTACAACAACAAGAAGGGCTCAGGAAAGGCCACGTAGGTTACAAACTGCCCCTCTCAAAGAAGCTGTGGATTGGATGGAGAAATACCGACAAATGTGGGAAACACGGTACCAGGCACTCGACGGGTTATTAGACGAATTACAAAGAATACAACCAAAAGGGGTGAAGAAAAAATGA
- a CDS encoding aldo/keto reductase, with the protein MVPQINFPKHNLSISRLVYGIWRLHEDKHGFGEDRIYEKINLCLELGIDTFDHADIYGDFENEERFGKVLKKHPDLKNKIKIITKCGIQVPGAKYPTKHYNTSKEHIRYSVERSLRKLQVDSLDVVLIHRPDPLMDPTEMAEVFDSLVLEGKVKHFGVSNFTPTQFQMVQSKCKRPLFTNQVEFHLFYTEPMFDGTFDQMIESGIHPMVWSPTAGGKVFSPQTETEIKTSNKIQEIAKRLGASIDQIVYSWFLNHPAGLVPILGTNDLERIKSAAACFSYPLTRVDWFAILEVARGKEVA; encoded by the coding sequence ATGGTTCCGCAAATTAATTTTCCCAAACATAATTTATCCATTTCTCGTTTGGTATATGGGATTTGGAGGTTACATGAAGACAAGCATGGGTTTGGTGAAGATCGAATTTATGAAAAAATCAATTTATGTTTGGAACTTGGGATCGATACATTCGACCATGCAGATATTTATGGAGATTTTGAAAATGAAGAACGTTTTGGAAAAGTATTAAAGAAACACCCAGACTTAAAGAATAAAATCAAAATCATTACAAAATGTGGGATACAAGTTCCAGGTGCCAAATATCCAACCAAACATTATAATACATCGAAAGAACATATACGATATTCGGTGGAACGATCTTTGCGGAAGCTGCAAGTTGATTCTTTGGATGTGGTGCTCATTCACAGACCCGACCCACTTATGGATCCAACTGAAATGGCAGAAGTTTTTGATTCTCTGGTTCTAGAAGGTAAGGTCAAACATTTTGGAGTTTCTAATTTTACTCCTACACAATTCCAAATGGTCCAATCAAAATGCAAACGTCCTCTTTTCACAAACCAGGTGGAGTTTCATCTATTTTACACTGAACCTATGTTTGATGGAACCTTTGACCAAATGATTGAATCTGGCATCCATCCTATGGTATGGTCTCCTACCGCTGGTGGAAAGGTATTCTCACCGCAAACGGAAACGGAAATCAAAACCTCAAACAAAATACAGGAAATTGCAAAACGATTAGGTGCAAGTATCGACCAAATTGTATATTCATGGTTTTTGAATCACCCTGCAGGACTTGTCCCCATTTTAGGAACCAATGATTTGGAACGTATCAAATCTGCAGCAGCATGTTTTTCTTATCCATTAACGCGAGTGGATTGGTTTGCCATTTTGGAAGTGGCAAGAGGTAAAGAAGTAGCTTAA
- a CDS encoding LLM class flavin-dependent oxidoreductase, with product MNPIPKAPAIRSEDTSVEVAWFCDLCNGDYEFLGVPDGNLRSSFEHCADIIRIADELGYQNILLPSSYQTGQDTLTFAAAASQFTKQISLLTAIRCGEIHPPMLARTLSTLDHMLKGRLNINIISSDLPGTVRDSKTRYEISKEVIQILQQGWTRDHINFQGKHYQLDLTADPVKSYQTNGGPLLYFGGISEDARALCAEFCDVFLMWPETEEKLAETMKDLSERADSFGRKIDFGLRIHLIVRDTEKEAKDAAKRLLSKIDIERANDIKHRALDSNSAGVLRQDELRKSADSDLFIEPMIWSGIGLARSGCGSAIVGTPEQVYEKIQRYIQMGIRAFIFSGYPLIEESKLFANKVLPKLKTVNFAEAQGRKPKGIPVTPLTTGERK from the coding sequence ATGAATCCGATTCCCAAAGCACCCGCCATTCGATCCGAAGACACGTCTGTGGAAGTTGCCTGGTTTTGTGACCTATGCAATGGAGATTATGAATTTTTAGGAGTTCCAGATGGGAACTTACGTTCGAGTTTCGAACATTGTGCCGACATCATCCGCATAGCAGATGAGTTGGGGTATCAAAATATTCTATTACCTTCTTCTTACCAAACAGGACAAGATACTTTAACATTTGCTGCTGCAGCATCTCAGTTTACAAAACAAATTTCTCTCCTAACGGCGATTCGGTGTGGAGAAATCCATCCTCCCATGCTTGCAAGAACCCTCTCCACTTTGGATCATATGCTAAAAGGAAGGCTCAACATCAATATCATCTCTTCTGATTTACCTGGAACAGTCCGTGATTCCAAAACGAGATATGAAATCTCAAAGGAAGTGATCCAAATCTTACAACAAGGTTGGACACGGGATCACATCAACTTTCAGGGAAAACATTACCAATTGGATTTAACGGCAGATCCAGTGAAGTCATACCAAACAAATGGTGGTCCCTTACTTTACTTTGGTGGGATTTCAGAAGATGCACGAGCATTATGTGCTGAGTTTTGTGATGTGTTTTTGATGTGGCCTGAAACGGAAGAGAAACTCGCTGAAACGATGAAAGACTTAAGTGAGCGTGCAGATAGTTTCGGGCGCAAAATTGATTTTGGTCTACGGATCCATTTGATTGTCAGAGACACTGAAAAGGAAGCAAAAGACGCCGCAAAACGTTTGTTATCAAAAATTGATATTGAAAGAGCTAATGATATCAAACATAGAGCACTTGATTCAAATTCCGCAGGTGTTTTACGTCAAGATGAATTACGTAAGTCTGCAGATTCTGATTTGTTCATCGAACCTATGATTTGGTCAGGGATAGGACTTGCACGATCTGGTTGTGGTTCTGCGATTGTCGGAACACCTGAACAGGTGTATGAAAAAATCCAAAGGTACATCCAGATGGGAATTCGCGCATTTATTTTTTCCGGTTATCCGCTCATTGAGGAATCAAAACTATTCGCGAACAAAGTGTTACCAAAATTAAAAACAGTGAATTTTGCAGAAGCACAAGGAAGGAAACCCAAGGGTATTCCTGTCACACCTCTGACAACAGGAGAAAGAAAATAA
- a CDS encoding SLC5 family protein: MITTIDILFFGFTFLLVLGIGMVAGRKESSSKDYFLGGRSLPWWGIAGSLFGTNISANHLVGMLGIGFSVGFAQSHYEFGSIPAIVLLAFVFLPLFRRKKFFTLSQFLQEKFGKETAKIYSAISLILITIQLTGALYIGARSFLPFLQNLGMSVTYTELVIWIAFTSTIYTWFGGLKSVVYTDVIQTFLILASGLVLAYLSITRPEVGGLLELFTKEESRMDGLSKMNLYLPPNHPTLPWTGALSGLFLLHTFYWNTNQYVVQRTLGGKSLREARYGILVGGLLKLTVPFFSILTGIAAYQIWSSLGETTNIAPDEAFSKLVVLVVPVGYGLIGVILAGLLGAIFSSIDSMLHSAATLFTIDFYKPLFEKKGESLSDERQMKSGRMFLLLFSFLVTVFAIVLIDPNSKKNFFIELSNQSSHFTPALLVVFLLGIFNVKINTKAICGTILLTPFLSLLSPYLYTNYAPDFIKLTFGEELNFLHRVFLIFHFAFFVLALAAFLQYKKNPKDNSLQGLIQFNPFNQNPQKQNQHFFLISLSVFSILFFLIIFFRVQFANSKFLIAVLGFLLFILSSLILTYRKKSKKQTLISVFRKRDEWLYGILLGFTFFFYLWF; the protein is encoded by the coding sequence ATGATCACAACAATTGATATCCTTTTCTTTGGGTTTACCTTCCTACTTGTGCTTGGGATAGGAATGGTTGCAGGTAGAAAAGAATCCTCATCAAAGGACTATTTCCTTGGAGGAAGAAGCCTTCCCTGGTGGGGAATTGCGGGTTCTCTCTTTGGCACGAATATTTCGGCAAACCATTTGGTAGGAATGCTAGGCATCGGTTTTTCAGTGGGGTTTGCACAAAGTCATTATGAATTCGGATCCATTCCAGCAATTGTACTTTTGGCATTTGTATTTTTACCTCTATTCCGAAGAAAAAAGTTTTTTACTCTCTCCCAATTTTTACAGGAAAAGTTTGGAAAAGAAACAGCAAAAATATACTCCGCTATCTCGCTGATTCTCATTACCATCCAACTGACTGGAGCCTTGTACATCGGAGCACGTAGTTTTTTACCATTTTTGCAAAACCTTGGTATGTCGGTTACTTACACGGAACTTGTCATTTGGATTGCATTTACTTCTACCATCTACACTTGGTTTGGTGGATTAAAATCAGTAGTATACACAGATGTGATCCAAACCTTTTTAATTTTAGCATCGGGTCTTGTACTCGCCTATCTTTCGATTACAAGACCCGAAGTTGGTGGGTTACTTGAGCTTTTTACAAAAGAAGAAAGTAGAATGGACGGACTGAGTAAAATGAATTTGTACTTACCTCCAAACCACCCTACTCTTCCTTGGACGGGAGCGCTGAGTGGGTTATTTTTATTACATACATTTTATTGGAATACAAATCAATATGTCGTACAAAGAACATTAGGAGGAAAATCGCTAAGGGAAGCACGTTATGGGATTTTAGTCGGTGGACTATTAAAACTCACCGTCCCTTTTTTTTCGATCTTAACCGGGATTGCTGCGTATCAAATTTGGTCTTCCCTTGGGGAAACGACAAATATAGCTCCTGATGAAGCTTTTTCCAAATTAGTTGTATTAGTTGTTCCTGTTGGTTACGGACTCATTGGAGTCATCCTGGCGGGATTATTAGGAGCAATCTTTTCAAGTATTGATTCCATGTTACATTCAGCGGCTACATTATTCACCATTGATTTTTACAAACCACTCTTTGAAAAAAAAGGAGAATCACTTTCTGATGAAAGACAAATGAAATCGGGTAGAATGTTTCTTTTATTATTTTCTTTTTTGGTAACAGTGTTTGCAATCGTTCTCATTGATCCCAATTCTAAGAAAAATTTCTTTATTGAGTTATCCAATCAAAGTTCTCACTTCACACCAGCTCTACTGGTTGTTTTTTTACTTGGAATTTTTAATGTTAAAATCAACACCAAAGCAATCTGCGGGACAATCCTTCTCACTCCTTTCCTTTCCCTATTAAGCCCCTATCTATATACAAACTATGCACCTGATTTCATTAAACTCACATTTGGCGAAGAATTAAATTTTTTACACCGAGTCTTTCTGATCTTTCACTTTGCCTTTTTTGTCTTAGCATTGGCCGCATTCCTCCAATACAAAAAGAATCCAAAGGACAATTCACTCCAAGGACTGATTCAATTCAATCCATTCAACCAAAACCCACAAAAACAAAATCAACATTTCTTTTTGATTAGTCTTTCCGTCTTTTCCATCCTATTTTTTCTCATTATTTTTTTTCGTGTCCAATTCGCTAATTCAAAATTCCTGATCGCGGTATTGGGATTTTTACTATTTATCCTCTCTTCTTTGATACTTACCTATCGCAAAAAATCAAAGAAACAAACCCTTATTTCTGTATTTCGCAAACGAGATGAATGGTTGTATGGAATTTTATTAGGTTTCACATTCTTCTTTTATTTATGGTTTTAG
- a CDS encoding adenylate/guanylate cyclase domain-containing protein — protein sequence MTNESKSLLDSFMDWYLVELPKIDSPAVLFHSYIQYLQSLGFDIMRGNMGTKTLHPQVETMAYLWAPNSQKELFDVQVNSLFHSSSLYEFPDSSIRVTKFRLGSIQSSQFTASPIHYVLTSKKTYYYQFDPSKKGDYPYPILEELAPLGGTGYLAVPVIQKGNSYAFLSLLTKKPNGFNETEVDFLTKSLNLIALKWWTFIQSELTESLLSIYLGKRTGSTVYSGKIYLGELENIQSVIWFSDIRNYSGISETLPPEEVIKLLNDYFGVAIPQIERFGGEVLKLLGDGVLAVFPYNEKNKLVVGKKVLLAIRKLGELLKQLNQEREKEGKISIHHGVGLHSGEILYGNIGSMDRLDFTVIGEAVNLTSRIAGMCGELGKAVLASENLAKQIPVRWEELGEHKLKGISSPKKIYAISEKKKSVRESN from the coding sequence ATGACAAACGAATCCAAGTCTTTACTCGATAGTTTTATGGATTGGTATTTGGTAGAACTTCCTAAAATTGATTCTCCGGCTGTTTTATTCCATTCTTATATTCAATACTTACAATCTTTAGGTTTTGATATTATGAGAGGGAATATGGGAACAAAAACTTTACACCCCCAAGTCGAGACGATGGCATATCTTTGGGCACCAAATTCCCAAAAAGAACTATTTGATGTTCAGGTAAATTCGTTATTCCATTCAAGTTCACTTTACGAATTTCCAGATTCTTCCATTCGAGTCACCAAATTTAGATTAGGTTCTATACAGTCTTCACAATTTACAGCAAGTCCTATACATTATGTTTTAACTTCCAAAAAAACATATTATTATCAGTTTGATCCTAGTAAAAAAGGCGATTATCCTTATCCTATTTTGGAAGAATTAGCACCTTTAGGTGGAACTGGGTATTTGGCAGTACCTGTCATCCAAAAAGGAAATAGTTATGCTTTTTTAAGTTTATTAACGAAAAAACCAAATGGATTTAATGAAACAGAAGTAGATTTTTTAACAAAATCTTTAAACCTAATTGCGTTGAAGTGGTGGACTTTTATCCAATCAGAACTCACAGAATCCTTACTCAGTATTTATTTGGGGAAAAGAACTGGTTCAACAGTATACTCTGGCAAAATTTATTTAGGTGAGTTAGAGAATATCCAATCAGTAATTTGGTTTTCAGATATTCGAAATTATTCTGGCATAAGTGAAACCCTTCCACCTGAAGAAGTTATCAAGTTATTAAATGATTATTTTGGTGTAGCGATTCCTCAAATTGAAAGATTTGGGGGAGAAGTGTTAAAGTTGTTAGGGGATGGTGTCCTTGCAGTATTTCCCTACAATGAGAAAAACAAATTGGTTGTAGGCAAAAAAGTGTTACTCGCAATTCGTAAGTTAGGTGAATTGTTAAAGCAATTAAACCAAGAAAGAGAAAAAGAGGGTAAAATTTCAATCCATCATGGTGTCGGTTTGCATTCTGGTGAAATCTTGTATGGAAATATCGGATCTATGGATCGTTTGGATTTTACTGTGATTGGAGAAGCTGTTAATTTGACGAGTCGGATCGCAGGTATGTGTGGTGAGTTAGGAAAAGCAGTTCTTGCCTCCGAAAACTTGGCCAAACAAATTCCGGTTAGGTGGGAAGAGCTTGGCGAACATAAATTGAAAGGAATTAGCTCTCCAAAAAAAATCTATGCAATTTCGGAGAAGAAAAAATCAGTTCGGGAATCAAACTAA
- a CDS encoding NADP-dependent isocitrate dehydrogenase: MGKIKVKTPLVELDGDEMTRIIWKEIKDRFIHPYLDITLEYYDLGVEYRDKTDDQVTVDSANAIKKHGVGVKCATITPNADRVKEYNLKQEWKSPNGTIRAILDGTVFRKPIIIKNIPAAVNSWKKPIAIGRHAYGDIYRDVEILVDGPGKVELVYTDASGKEKQRLLVNEFKGAGVALAMHNLDESIKSFAKACFTYALSEKISIWFATKDTISKKYHARFRDIFDTMAKEQESAMKAAGITYSYYLIDDAVAQIMKNEGGQLWALMNYDGDVMSDMVASGFGSLGLMTSVLVSPDGKYEYEAAHGTVTRHYRKYQKGETTSTNSVASIFAWTGALAKRGELDGTPDVVNFAHKLEEAIIETIEGGEMTKDLLSLSTAAKKTELDTFQFMEAVQKRLDAKLK, from the coding sequence ATGGGAAAAATTAAAGTAAAAACACCGTTAGTCGAGTTAGACGGCGATGAAATGACAAGAATCATCTGGAAAGAAATCAAAGATCGTTTCATTCACCCTTACTTAGATATTACATTAGAGTATTATGATCTCGGTGTAGAATATCGTGATAAAACGGATGACCAAGTAACTGTTGATTCTGCTAATGCGATCAAAAAACACGGTGTTGGTGTGAAGTGTGCGACAATCACTCCAAATGCTGACCGGGTAAAAGAATACAATTTAAAACAAGAGTGGAAATCACCTAACGGAACAATCCGTGCAATTTTAGATGGAACTGTATTTCGTAAACCAATCATTATCAAAAACATTCCAGCGGCAGTTAATTCTTGGAAAAAACCAATTGCGATTGGTCGCCATGCATACGGTGATATCTATCGTGACGTAGAGATTCTTGTAGATGGTCCAGGAAAAGTAGAACTCGTTTATACAGATGCATCTGGAAAAGAAAAACAAAGACTACTCGTAAATGAATTTAAAGGTGCAGGTGTTGCTCTTGCGATGCACAACTTGGATGAGTCTATTAAGTCTTTTGCAAAAGCATGTTTCACATATGCATTATCTGAAAAAATCAGCATCTGGTTTGCAACAAAAGATACCATTTCAAAAAAATACCATGCTCGTTTCCGTGATATCTTTGATACGATGGCAAAAGAACAAGAATCTGCAATGAAAGCTGCAGGTATCACTTACAGCTATTACCTCATTGATGATGCGGTTGCACAAATCATGAAAAACGAAGGTGGTCAACTTTGGGCTCTCATGAACTATGATGGTGACGTGATGAGTGATATGGTTGCTTCTGGTTTTGGATCTCTTGGACTTATGACTTCCGTTCTTGTGTCCCCAGATGGAAAATACGAATACGAAGCAGCTCACGGAACTGTGACACGTCACTACCGTAAGTATCAAAAAGGGGAAACTACTTCTACAAACTCAGTAGCATCTATTTTTGCTTGGACAGGTGCCCTTGCAAAACGTGGAGAACTCGATGGAACTCCAGATGTAGTGAATTTTGCTCACAAATTAGAAGAGGCAATCATCGAAACAATTGAAGGCGGAGAAATGACAAAAGATCTACTTTCCCTTTCAACAGCAGCAAAGAAAACAGAATTGGATACTTTTCAATTCATGGAAGCTGTACAAAAACGTTTGGATGCTAAACTCAAATAA
- a CDS encoding LIC_13246 family protein, translated as MSVSFILDRGKYFSSENPFLRTKSLSRLPPFGMNDNDLSWHELVSKKEEFLHILRILNHYYEMRGETKSKQFGFRRLLADSDPNSVQIFFAKIGQFEYQVACRILPNEETETWIHVDGIAEERERLRQIGNTEHPVFSLVCLGDLFSISVPTLLSI; from the coding sequence ATGTCTGTTTCGTTCATCTTGGATAGGGGAAAGTATTTTTCAAGTGAGAATCCTTTTTTAAGAACCAAGTCACTCTCTCGTTTACCTCCCTTTGGTATGAATGACAATGATTTATCCTGGCATGAATTGGTTTCGAAAAAAGAAGAGTTTTTACACATCCTAAGGATTCTAAACCATTATTACGAAATGAGAGGGGAAACCAAGTCCAAACAATTTGGATTTAGGCGCCTTCTTGCCGATTCTGATCCAAACTCTGTCCAAATCTTTTTTGCGAAGATTGGCCAGTTCGAATACCAGGTAGCTTGCCGCATTTTACCCAATGAGGAAACGGAAACTTGGATCCATGTAGATGGTATTGCCGAGGAAAGAGAGCGTTTACGACAAATTGGAAATACAGAACACCCTGTGTTCTCTTTAGTGTGTTTGGGTGATCTCTTTTCGATCTCCGTTCCAACTCTTTTGTCCATTTAA